From one Humulus lupulus chromosome 8, drHumLupu1.1, whole genome shotgun sequence genomic stretch:
- the LOC133798521 gene encoding protein REBELOTE isoform X1, whose protein sequence is MGKLGKKARKFAKKNLQSVLKRKRKTNSMMFKKKSSKRRDQDDIEEQEEDTKVMSNVRRSKGKDLENFSLDAVFTDDDSNATGDETDSDGYLSEDSSLHVAQSDGANYLEDNSGGSAFSSQNKEIYLDLVKETKQLEKLKKKDPAFSKFLQSYDKKLESFRNKEAYADEDEMSIDETESVDGESVDNKKSLFLTSSDVDSWCQLVTEQQNLSALTSLLNGYRTACHYRAQSSGVINAADSRHRFQSSETFCKILIFTLNDADNIFRKLLGLSNSNIRKEKISELKNSSKWNTFKPFIKSYLRSSLYLLNQVTETEILTFSFARLRASMAFFVAFPSLLCRLVKTAVHFWATDGGSVSSYAFLIIQDLASVYASNWFDTCFVKTYKSLIGNCQFVEPDQLKHVQFLKNSFVELCSVDVQKSSRKAMISIQQLAKMLQQGLQTKKKEAVNNLCSWQYISCIDVWVMFISANIRDYDLQPLLYMVVQIINGVTVLFRGPRYLPLRVKCIQWLNHLSSSSGIFIPVASLVLDVLEYKIGEGGKHGKAISLSTGIKLPKQILKSRNFQEQCILSAVELLSAHFSQWTYHVSFPDLATMPLIRLRKFHETTNIESFKRVVKRFIDQVEQNIEFVQKKRDEVAFSPKDQQSVELFLQLAKQSGNTPFLQYYQSTMEKAVARNLALNEKLPGAEKIYKKIKKLSNNVKNVTGGQPGKISG, encoded by the exons ATGGGAAAGCTGGGGAAGAAGGCGAGGAAATTTGCGAAGAAGAATCTTCAATCTGTGCTCAAACGGAAACGCAAAACGAACTCTATGATGTTCAAGAAGAAATCTTCTAAGA GACGTGACCAGGATGATATTGAAGAACAGGAAGAGGACACAAAAGTGATGTCCAATGTAAG AAGAAGCAAAGGCAAGGATCTAGAAAACTTTTCTCTTGATGCGGTGTTTACGGATGATGATAGCAATGCAACCGGAGACGAGACTGACAGTGATGGATATCTTTCAGAG GACTCAAGTTTACATGTTGCTCAAAGTGATGGAGCTAATTATCTTGAAG ACAACTCTGGTGGTAGTGCTTTCTCATCACAGAACAAAGAAATATATTTAGATCTTGTGAAGGAAACAAAACAATtggaaaaattgaagaaaaag GATCCTGcattttctaagtttcttcaaAGCTATGATAAGAAGCTTGAATCCTTTAGAAATAAAGAAGCA TATGCAGATGAGGATGAGATGAGTATTGATGAAACAGAGTCAGTGGATGGAGAAAGTGTGGATAACAAGAAGAGCCTATTTTTGACTAGCTCTGATGTTGACTCTTGGTGTCAACTAGTGACAGAGCAGCAAAATCTGTCTGCCCTAACTAGTCTGTTAAATGGATATCGGACAGCATGCCACTACAGAGCTCAGTCAAGTGGTGTCATTAATGCTGCTGACTCACGCCATAGATTTCAAAGTAGTGAAACCTTTtgcaagatattgatttttacaCTTAATGATGCTGATAATATTTTTAGGAAGCTGCTTGGATTATCAAACTCCAATATCAGGAAGGAGAAGATTTCGGAATTAAAAAATAGCTCAAAGTGGAATACGTTCAAGCCATTCATTAAATCATATTTGAGGAGTAGCCTTTATCTTTTGAATCAAGTTACTGAAACAGAGATATTGACCTTCTCCTTTGCCCGATTAAGAGCATCAATGGCATTTTTTGTTGCATTTCCTTCGTTACTTTGCAGACTTGTAAAG ACTGCTGTTCATTTTTGGGCTACAGATGGAGGGAGTGTGTCTTCATATGCCTTTCTTATCATACAAGATCTAGCATCTGTGTATGCTTCTAATTGGTTTGACACCTGCTTTGTCAAAACTTATAAATCCTTGATTGGCAATTGTCAGTTTGTGGAACCTGATCAATTGAAACACGTACAATTTCTGAAGAACTCCTTTGTTGAGCTTTGTTCTGTAGATGTACAAAAATCATCCAGAAAAGCAATGATTTCCATCCAGCAACTTGCGAAAATGCTGCAACAAGGGCTACAAACAAAGAAAAAG GAAGCAGTCAATAACTTATGCAGTTGGCAGTACATTAGCTGTATTGATGTATGGGTTATGTTTATATCAGCTAATATACGTGACTATGATCTTCAGCCATTGCTTTATATGGTTGTTCAGATTATAAATGGGGTGACTGTCCTGTTTCGTGGACCAAGATATTTACCTTTAAGAGTCAAGTGCATTCAATGGTTAAATCACCTCTCCAGTTCAAGTGGGATTTTCATTCCTGTGGCATCATTGGTTTTGGATGTTTTGGAGTATAAAATTGGAGAGGGTGGAAAACATGGAAAGGCCATCAGCTTATCAACTGGAATAAAG TTGCCAAAACAAATTTTGAAATCTCGAAACTTCCAAGAGCAGTGTATTTTATCTGCTGTGGAACTGCTTTCAGCACACTTTTCTCAGTGGACCTACCATGTATCATTTCCTGATCTAGCAACTATGCCACTTATCCGATTACGAAAGTTTCATGAGACAACTAATATTGAAAGTTTCAAACGTGTTGTTAAGCGATTTATTGATCAG GTGGAGCAAAATATTGAGTTTGTGCAGAAAAAAAGAGATGAGGTGGCTTTTTCACCAAAAGATCAACAATCTGTAGAATTATTTCTTCAG CTTGCAAAGCAGAGTGGTAACACTCCTTTCTTACAATACTACCAAAGCACTATGGAAAAGGCAGTTGCTAGAAATTTGGCTTTGAATGAAAAG TTACCTGGAGCGGAGAAAATttacaagaaaataaaaaagcTTTCCAATAATGTGAAAAATGTTACTGGTGGACAACCCGGGAAAATAAGTGGATAG
- the LOC133798521 gene encoding protein REBELOTE isoform X2: MGKLGKKARKFAKKNLQSVLKRKRKTNSMMFKKKSSKRRDQDDIEEQEEDTKVMSNVRRSKGKDLENFSLDAVFTDDDSNATGDETDSDGYLSEDSSLHVAQSDGANYLEDNSGGSAFSSQNKEIYLDLVKETKQLEKLKKKDPAFSKFLQSYDKKLESFRNKEAYADEDEMSIDETESVDGESVDNKKSLFLTSSDVDSWCQLVTEQQNLSALTSLLNGYRTACHYRAQSSGVINAADSRHRFQSSETFCKILIFTLNDADNIFRKLLGLSNSNIRKEKISELKNSSKWNTFKPFIKSYLRSSLYLLNQVTETEILTFSFARLRASMAFFVAFPSLLCRLVKTAVHFWATDGGSVSSYAFLIIQDLASVYASNWFDTCFVKTYKSLIGNCQFVEPDQLKHVQFLKNSFVELCSVDVQKSSRKAMISIQQLAKMLQQGLQTKKKEAVNNLCSWQYISCIDVWVMFISANIRDYDLQPLLYMVVQIINGVTVLFRGPRYLPLRVKCIQWLNHLSSSSGIFIPVASLVLDVLEYKIGEGGKHGKAISLSTGIKLPKQILKSRNFQEQCILSAVELLSAHFSQWTYHVSFPDLATMPLIRLRKFHETTNIESFKRVVKRFIDQI; the protein is encoded by the exons ATGGGAAAGCTGGGGAAGAAGGCGAGGAAATTTGCGAAGAAGAATCTTCAATCTGTGCTCAAACGGAAACGCAAAACGAACTCTATGATGTTCAAGAAGAAATCTTCTAAGA GACGTGACCAGGATGATATTGAAGAACAGGAAGAGGACACAAAAGTGATGTCCAATGTAAG AAGAAGCAAAGGCAAGGATCTAGAAAACTTTTCTCTTGATGCGGTGTTTACGGATGATGATAGCAATGCAACCGGAGACGAGACTGACAGTGATGGATATCTTTCAGAG GACTCAAGTTTACATGTTGCTCAAAGTGATGGAGCTAATTATCTTGAAG ACAACTCTGGTGGTAGTGCTTTCTCATCACAGAACAAAGAAATATATTTAGATCTTGTGAAGGAAACAAAACAATtggaaaaattgaagaaaaag GATCCTGcattttctaagtttcttcaaAGCTATGATAAGAAGCTTGAATCCTTTAGAAATAAAGAAGCA TATGCAGATGAGGATGAGATGAGTATTGATGAAACAGAGTCAGTGGATGGAGAAAGTGTGGATAACAAGAAGAGCCTATTTTTGACTAGCTCTGATGTTGACTCTTGGTGTCAACTAGTGACAGAGCAGCAAAATCTGTCTGCCCTAACTAGTCTGTTAAATGGATATCGGACAGCATGCCACTACAGAGCTCAGTCAAGTGGTGTCATTAATGCTGCTGACTCACGCCATAGATTTCAAAGTAGTGAAACCTTTtgcaagatattgatttttacaCTTAATGATGCTGATAATATTTTTAGGAAGCTGCTTGGATTATCAAACTCCAATATCAGGAAGGAGAAGATTTCGGAATTAAAAAATAGCTCAAAGTGGAATACGTTCAAGCCATTCATTAAATCATATTTGAGGAGTAGCCTTTATCTTTTGAATCAAGTTACTGAAACAGAGATATTGACCTTCTCCTTTGCCCGATTAAGAGCATCAATGGCATTTTTTGTTGCATTTCCTTCGTTACTTTGCAGACTTGTAAAG ACTGCTGTTCATTTTTGGGCTACAGATGGAGGGAGTGTGTCTTCATATGCCTTTCTTATCATACAAGATCTAGCATCTGTGTATGCTTCTAATTGGTTTGACACCTGCTTTGTCAAAACTTATAAATCCTTGATTGGCAATTGTCAGTTTGTGGAACCTGATCAATTGAAACACGTACAATTTCTGAAGAACTCCTTTGTTGAGCTTTGTTCTGTAGATGTACAAAAATCATCCAGAAAAGCAATGATTTCCATCCAGCAACTTGCGAAAATGCTGCAACAAGGGCTACAAACAAAGAAAAAG GAAGCAGTCAATAACTTATGCAGTTGGCAGTACATTAGCTGTATTGATGTATGGGTTATGTTTATATCAGCTAATATACGTGACTATGATCTTCAGCCATTGCTTTATATGGTTGTTCAGATTATAAATGGGGTGACTGTCCTGTTTCGTGGACCAAGATATTTACCTTTAAGAGTCAAGTGCATTCAATGGTTAAATCACCTCTCCAGTTCAAGTGGGATTTTCATTCCTGTGGCATCATTGGTTTTGGATGTTTTGGAGTATAAAATTGGAGAGGGTGGAAAACATGGAAAGGCCATCAGCTTATCAACTGGAATAAAG TTGCCAAAACAAATTTTGAAATCTCGAAACTTCCAAGAGCAGTGTATTTTATCTGCTGTGGAACTGCTTTCAGCACACTTTTCTCAGTGGACCTACCATGTATCATTTCCTGATCTAGCAACTATGCCACTTATCCGATTACGAAAGTTTCATGAGACAACTAATATTGAAAGTTTCAAACGTGTTGTTAAGCGATTTATTGATCAG ATATAG